ataaatttaaataaaacacttgtTTCTCACAACTCAGAACATTAtgtctgaaaaaaagaaagtgttatTATAATTTGGACCCTTTCCTTGACTAAGAGATAAAGTGCAATACATTCCTCACTATAACTCAAAGTAATCTAACACTATTAAATTGGCACAATTTTAGCATTGTTAACTTAAGTATACCAAGTATTTAAGATGAATTTACTCCAATTTAAACATTAGTAGAGTGATCCATTGATTTAGTATAGCACTCTTATAACAGTGTCAGACTCACAATGGACACTTTAATAAAAAAGTATCAAActcgatgcagcagaaccagagatatcggCTTCTTTATTCCAAATATTCCACTTCCGTGTCAAaacctggcgcctacattacccacaatgcaacttgactgCCGACAGTTTCGTTGTCGATTTGGGTGTGTTAGGCTTGTAGTGGCTAGTGTAGCCTCGAGCCTCATGTGGAGATGAAGAGcgggctacagaggtctggtaacCTCTCTTCCTCCGCTATAATCAATTATCAGATTTCAggcagctccctctggagccacaaaaggctttatacaGTTTTTTTCACACACGCAGTAGTACTCCCCAAGActtgtttccctttaacatgtttacatttatttgacacaatTTACTGATAATAGACACAACTTATCCTCACTCTGCTTTCTGTTAATTAAGATTCAGTGAAGGCGGGAGCTTCTGTAGAATAGTGACACATGGCATGACACTAAtcccttaaggccctgtcacacacatccgtatggcagaaacttatgccggctgatataaatgaagggtaagttgtgatcgtttgaaggacgcagacgatacgccaaaCACGTCAGAcatacacagctccgtatgacagaaacatgccggcgtatatgaaaattagctcaaaatgtgtcagagtccaaatacgtccaacttttccacagcggtgttgtagctgacgtaaacataacgaatacataacaaattattatacgcatgtcaaacattgatagcgtatcacttaataatttaaaacgtatcagagcgtctggacaacggagctggaaaagtgccatctggttcacgtcatgctgatgctggagaacggctaacatgctgaacgctagctgtactgtagaaacacgtttaataagttactccgtcgtcaggcatcatcttaacatagggtaggaatagggtatccactcgttatcaataaactggctgtaggattcaccgtcagccgacgtagcctatatctaacgaacctctaacgtagtcacataggtatttacgtattccgtattcacgtatgtctaacgtcacgtaacgtctgcatatcttatgaagcacacgtcgggtatgtccggtaattttgaacatgctcaaaacatcagcgttcaacaacgcaccccagcgtaacacagtgagctcttaacgaacactacttataccttaccttatatcaatgtacaccagcgtgttgcctgatatttcgtatacgttatgcattcgtctgatacattttgtataagtaagtgatgctctatcaataagttagacatgcgtatctatatgttcacttttacgatccaatccgatgaaaagttggacgtatctGGACTCTgtatgtgccggcatacgtttctgtcatacggatatgtgtgacagggccttttaggtcctccccctccctccaaAAAAATGTGAACCACCTTCCCTTCAGCGAGGAGAGAATTACAATCCCTCCCccttttctgtatgtttataaaagtaaaaaaagaagaaaaaaaagcacaacagGTGGAATCTGAAAGTTGCCTTGTTGTAGATTTCGTAGATTTCTTCACAGAGATCAAGTGAACCCAAGATTAGTCTGCCAGCCTCACTCTCAGGAATGAGCCATTCTGAATATGAAGCCTAACGTAGAAGCGCTGCAGTCCAGCTACCTGAATCGTTTTGACGTGATCACCGAGTCAATTATTAGCTCATCAATGTCACACTAAGTAATGACAAACAGAAGCCTGGTCAAGTTATGTGACGCTACAAACTGCACCATGTGTTACTCCAAGGAAAGACAAGCAATCATTCTAAAATCATGCTTTATTATAGGAAGTAGACGATGAAATATTGTTTGGCAGTTCAAAATGGATCAAAAACGCCTTTTCCCCTGTGAGTTaaccatttttttttctcctcaccactgttcatttaaaaaatagtcacgacaaatgtaaaaagagaagtgaagaagggatatgtgtttattaaaatgaatgttttccTCGCTGGACAGGTGCTCCCAGACCGGGATGGGAAGAGGTGCATGTTTTGTCTGAAAACCCTCTCCAAGACTTATGAGATGAGCGCCTCAGACACCAAACAGAGACAGGAGTGGACCACAGGTCAGAGGGGACTCACGTTCACTGATACACTGATAACTCATGGCTCGATCTTAAAAGATTCATCTTCATATCAAGACATTAAACATTATCTTCTTCACAGCCATTCAAACAGCTATCAGGCTGCATGTGGAGGGGAAAACATCCCTCcacaaagacttgaaactgAAGCGGCGTGAAACGCGGGAGCAGCGGGACAAGAGACAACAGAGcaaggaggaggagctgcagaggcTGCGGGCTCTGCAGGAAGAACGGGAGCGTAAACTGGTGGAGCTTGATCTCCTCAAGGAGGCGCAAAAGCAGGCTCAGGCCCTCATGGCACAGGACGAGCAGAGGAGGCGGCAGCAGCACGAACAGCTCCAGCGGGCCCTGGAGGTCCAGCTGCAGGAGGctgaggaggtgagtgaggaggcaaagaaggaagaaaagaggtTTGAATTCAGAAGCAAATAGTGTTGATTCCTTTGCTTCTTGCTGTGCGTGTCAAGGCTCGGGTCAGTATGCAGGCAGAGATGGTTCTgaaagaagaggaggcagagagacagaagaagaggatcgtggagctggaggagatgCAGAAACGTTTGGAGGAGGCGCTGCAGCTGGAGATTAAAGCCAGGCTGGATGAAGAGGCCTTCCGCTACGCTCAAGCAGGGTTGAGTGTTATATGTAGCCCCCCATCTCTGCTAATACAGGATTATAGACTTGTATACACTTTCACAGCACAATAACAAGTCATTTGTTTGGCTTAAGAGCCTGCCGACAATAATCTGTGCGCTGTTAGAAGGGAGGTGCTCTTGTGTGCAGACAGCAGATATTAAGCTTAGCTGTTGAAAGGAGTTTATGTTGCGTTATGTTCCTGAGGAAGTTGAGCTGCCAACAGAGGAAGTTGTTAAAGGCTGCCATCAGTCAAATCTATTGTATCGCTGTTTTTGTCACAATCTTTTCAAGTAAAAGTTTCTGATGAATTGATCACATTAATCTGCAAACTGCTCTGTGATGGAGGATGGAAGCTGCCAAAATTTAACGATAGATAAATGACTCAATAAATGAATTTATATGCCATTAAAGGGTACcaaaactgacatttaaagaaatgtaggccttaattaattgataaaaaaattTGAGTTGTATAGTCAATCTGTACACCCTGATATCGATTACACACTTATTTGCATAATGaagaaatgtataaagaaaataataaataaataaattagttttGGGAAATAAATAGGGGGAAAGAATGCAAAGTGAAACAACAATATAGAcataaattaatacaattaaaaaataataaatacattttaaataacaaaataattaatgcaaaaataatttgatcaattaaaacatttataaaaataaataaaaaggaaaatgtatgtTTCAATGCCTACATTTaagtttaatattatttttgatacttttaatgttaatatatttattgagtCATTAATTTTAGATTTtggcagaacacacacacagctccataTCTGTGCATCTTTGCTCACTATAATGTCAGAAACATTATAGAAATATCTTCTCAAACAGTGTCGAGTCAATTATTCATTCATGCTTGTGTTCTCTGTTGTGTCCAGGTTactggcagaggaggaggagaaaatgaaGGCCTTGATGTGCCTGCAGGAGGAACAAGAGGAGTACATCCtgaagacacagagggagaagcaggagctgaaacaggaaatggagtCCAAGTCCCGGTCTCTGGACGAGGCTCAGAGGCAGCTGGAGGAGGTGCGCGCCAACCGGCACAGGGTTGACCAGGATGTAGTGGTAAGAAACAAAAAATAGTAAAATTAGAAAGCAATCAAATCATCAAAACTACATTTAACTTTGTCCAAGTTATCGATCTCTGATCTCTTAGAGGAAATGATATTTATTAGGGATCTGGTGTGATACCTGAATAAAAAAGCCAATAGCATCAGCTGCTGTTTTGGCTTGAATTGCATGTTGCACATCCGCTCTTACCGAGGCTTGCTCTGTCCTTTGGAGACTTTATGTGACTCATTTTCTGAATGTTATACTTGATGATGGTATCACTAGCTCAACGTGAGCTGTTCTTTCTGCTAATCAAATGTTCTTTAATGTGACAGAACTTTGTAATCTCAAAGTAAAAagatacttattatatatatatattagttgtAGTTATTGCAAATACTAACAGTAGTTTTTTTCATTATTGCTTGTAGGTATTTGGCGTTTTAATGAGCTGCTCTTTTTCTGTGACAGGCAGCCCAGCGGAAACTTCGCCAGGCGAGCACCAACGTCAAACACTGGAACGTCCAGATGAACAGACTGATGCGACCAATCGGACCAGGCGGTATGTGTCCCATGGTGTATTGCGTGACATAACAAACGTGCAGCTTGATTTTTCAACTTTCACACCAGCAGAGGAAGTGCAAACCTTTTGACATTAGgcatttttcacagaagacatttttgaCATGTCGCAGAAGAAAAACCAcaagtaaataattaaattaaatgatggcTAAATTCTATTTAGATGCTTCAGTTTCAGGTACATCTGGTAATTAATGCTGGTTCAATGCAGctgtcatggcttactgggtCAATGAAAGGAACTGAGGcgttgttaatgttattagtaacatcTGTGCCTTTTCTGCTATAGCATCCCAATAtagcaaataaaagaaaatgctaattaatGCTTGATTCCATGCACTACCGTTTTGAGAATATTAGAAGTTGAGCACATCGAGATAAACAGCTGATTCTCCTAATGGGTGCCATTACTTTACTTACTTGTTTTACTTGATTTAGGATCCCCATTTGTTATTGCTGAGGTAACAACTGTTCTTCCTGGGGTCCAGACAAAAGACAAGACGTTCGAGCATCACATTTTATTATCccatttacaatttattataCCAATTTATTACCATCATATTATGTGGTGCTAAGAGTGTGTTTGAAATGATCATCCATGTTTTATGCTAGAGCAACATTTTTATCATTTCCCCAGACTGTAGGTTACTAAATGCCAGCACTACTGGTTGGTTGGGTTGATATTTAACGTTGCTTCAAACATTCACCGCATTTTCTGAATGAttttgtttgtgctgtttttagAGAAGAGACCATCGGGAAACTCCTTCTCAAGTTTCCAGATCCCGACGCAGAGAGATCCCGGGCTGCGTCTCAGGAGGAGATCAGGATCAGAGGATCAGGATGAGGAGAGCAAAGAAAATGTTGACAACAGCGCTGGATGTGATCTAGAGAAACGGCACTCCCATACCTCTAATGGAGACATGGACATCCCTTAAAAACATGAGTCAGAGAGTTCACTTCTAGTCAGTCTGTGAGGTTTTCTGACAGAAAGGGCAAGAGATGAAGACAGTGGAACATCTACACTTAAAACTGAATTTACTACCAACAGTAATACTATTCCTATTAAATGTTGAACTTACTGACTTCAtttcacagacagaaacagtttaaaacattttaatgagaaGATGCATTTGCTGAATCAACTAATGCTTTGACTGCATCCGGCGTGAGGCCTGTTCTGGACATAAATCATACCTCAGTGCAAAAATAATGAGCTGTCTGCAAGATCCTGAAAGTACAAAGTAAGTTGTGATGTTTAAAGGCTAATACTCACACACAATGCAAGGAAGCTCATTTGTTTAACTCTGTAATATAGACACATAACGATGTTTAATTTTTACATAAGTATTTTATTTGGGGTGGAGGGTGGCTTGACCTTTTTTTACGTAAAAAGTTGGATCAGTATTAGAGTTTACCGCTATTTCAGAGTATCACTCCTCAtaacaggaaagagagagagagcgagagagagagagagagagagagagagagagagagatagactcTCATTGAACTTCCTGTTTCTGTCATTAGTTAACataattgtaaataaaaaagtgagTTTATGCCTTAACCTGATTTCTGCCTGTATCTTTACTGTGTTAAATTAAATCGAAAAAATCTCAATTgatttatttacacaatgaatatcgtaaataaatcacttttaaaTAGGACGTTTTGACCACACAAAAGAACAAGTCGAAAACCACACTGCTGAATTTGAAAACTGCACTTCCGCGTCCGCTTGAATTTAAATTTCAGTCAAAGACATTTCTTCAGTGTGGAAATGAGTCATCGTTAACTAATTTGGCGGCTCTCGCTGATAAAACCTTTGGCCCATATGAGTGAACAGAGACATCCACTGACACACGGAGCAAACTACATGTTGGCtggattgatttgtttttaataaggTGCCATTCACTACGTACTTTAAGTATTACAGTTTTATCTATTAGTATTAACagagtttatttctttttttgggtcTATTTTTTACTCTGCTTTGATCAGTTTTCAGAGAAATAAGTTCAAATcacaaaatacatacaaacaataaaaacaatagaaataCAGTATTGGAAACTTTGAAAACCAGAATTACAAATTAGCAATAGGGTACAGACTGCACAATCTTAAACTCTCATTAGTTTTTAACGGCTTGTTTTTTGGGaaaattgtttgtttgatttagcAGCACTTCGAAATCGATGTAATTAGGAAATGCAGACTTGCAAATGCCAAAGTGAATTTTAATGTACCATAGCTGGCCTCCTATGCTGGAGGATTGCTGTGGGATATTTTGATTAACCACAAATTAATTAAGGAATATGCACattgaaataataaaagtctAATAAGTGGATTTTATCATAACATTTCTCTTCATTACAGGCAGTTAGTTTGTTCCCAGATTTCAGCAATTGTACAGTGTTGTTATAACCGACGGCAGAGCAACACAAATTTAACCACAAAGTTGTAAATTGTAATTAACCAGTTTTCCTTTAAGGCGCTTATCCATTGATACTTTAAAATTATTTAGGGTCTGGGACACCGTCTTACTTTGCCTTGTTGGTATGTAAAATATGGTCCTTCTATGATTTTTGTCATGCAATCCAACCATTAGTGAAGTCATGTCAATGTTATTTGTTTAGACCAAATGCCTCAAAGGGCTGGTTTAAAGCCTTTTTATTATCAGTGCAGATTCAAGAATAAATGTCCATGTTGCAGATTACAAAACAGTGCATATTAGTGTTAACAACAGAGGCCTTGACTCCACAGAAAGCTGTTTGCTTGgattttgtgtgcgtgtgtgtgtgtgtgtgtcctggcaTGTGacgatggaggaggaggaggaggagggaggggaggggagggggggagagtgAACCAAAGCATAGCAAAGCAAAGCTAGGAACAACAAGGAGAGAGTCGGGGAGGGATTATCAGTTCACTGTGCTTATCTGCATGTGATATGGAAACGAACGAAAGTGtctaaagtgtttttcttttctcttgagCTCAGCGGTTTGTCAGCCACATGAAGGCCCGAGTCAACCTAAGTTTAGGTTAGCAGTCTGACGTTAGCTCCCGCTACTAGCTGTGACTTCAAACAACTTGTCAACAGCCGATCGATCCTGGACGGGACTGGTTTcgctaaatgtttgttttagccTGTTTGGCAATTCCTCGTAACGTAAAAATCCTCCGAACCAGCGGCACTATTGGGAGAGGTAAGCTAACTTGGCAAGCCTGCTAACGTTATTTAAAGGCACACACGGGAATGTGGGTCAGCCACGCTAACAGCTAGTAGTAGTCAGCATTCAAGGTTAGTAGCTAACTAGCTAAGTTAGCTAGCCGTGCCGACTCCTCGACGGCCGGTTGACAGGCTAAAGCtacttttttataatattttcatGCAGAGGAAAAAAGTTTGACGGTAGTCGTGTTTATAACTTCACcgttttacatttctaaaatgcTTGTATCCAGTTACAGTCCTGTCATTAACAGTAATGTTGCCAGATATTTCCGAGAACTAGTGTGACAGGTTGTCTGTTGGACGACGAGTCTCAACAGAGTTCTGTTGGCTAGCCGTTATTTCAAAAGTTGGAATCTGTCCATCTTAGGAGCATCCTGTAATAATGTTCATTCGGAAAACATGAATACATATGAATTAGGTAGACTCTGTGTGGATGTTCGTCAGGGCACAGCCATGGACGGTTTAATCCGCTAGGGGGCTGGGGGCAAATATTTAACCCCCACCCTCAAAGCTCTCTCCCCCACTACCGCCCTCCACCAGCGATCAACACTGCTCAGTGTGTACATAGTGCATGCACCCGGTCCCCTTAAAGCACCCACCAAGTACACTGCGCACTCTAACCTGAAACTGAGGCAAACAATAATACAGATGTCTCCCAGCTCCAATGGAGACAAAGATTACTTAAGATAGAGGACAGTTCCCATTTCCCCAGATGGGAAGTTGCTCTTTTGACTTTGTTGTGTTCATAAGCTTTAAATCAAAATatagaaacaacatggacgctacaaagaataTGTgatatgtgttgtatttcatggcttagagcgtttaaacaacacgtccATAACTGTTCATATTATGTTTACATTGCTTATATTAGGGATTTGTCCCAGACTTGTTGCTACAACAGTACA
This window of the Cottoperca gobio chromosome 7, fCotGob3.1, whole genome shotgun sequence genome carries:
- the LOC115011064 gene encoding differentially expressed in FDCP 6 homolog isoform X1, producing the protein MDLRSELLKSIWYGFTALDLEKSGKVSKSQLKVLSHNLCTVLCIPHDPVALEEHFRDDDDGPVSSQGYMPYLNKYILDKVIEGSFIKENVDELCWTLTAKKNYQTDKTSCTVLPEKDAFRLWCLFNFLSEDKYPLVMVPDEVEYLLKKICMGMSIEFNCVELEDFFSQDSVQQSGITVWVFLEMMNSGKLTKGIDKSITSMAIEEVYREIVGDVLKEGYLWKKGQLRRNWKERWFTLRPSKLSYYTGEDRKDCQGNIDLDGNCCVEEVDDEILFGSSKWIKNAFSPVLPDRDGKRCMFCLKTLSKTYEMSASDTKQRQEWTTAIQTAIRLHVEGKTSLHKDLKLKRRETREQRDKRQQSKEEELQRLRALQEERERKLVELDLLKEAQKQAQALMAQDEQRRRQQHEQLQRALEVQLQEAEEARVSMQAEMVLKEEEAERQKKRIVELEEMQKRLEEALQLEIKARLDEEAFRYAQAGLLAEEEEKMKALMCLQEEQEEYILKTQREKQELKQEMESKSRSLDEAQRQLEEVRANRHRVDQDVVAAQRKLRQASTNVKHWNVQMNRLMRPIGPGEKRPSGNSFSSFQIPTQRDPGLRLRRRSGSEDQDEESKENVDNSAGCDLEKRHSHTSNGDMDIP
- the LOC115011064 gene encoding differentially expressed in FDCP 6 homolog isoform X2 produces the protein MDLRSELLKSIWYGFTALDLEKSGKVSKSQLKVLSHNLCTVLCIPHDPVALEEHFRDDDDGPVSSQGYMPYLNKYILDKVIEGSFIKENVDELCWTLTAKKNYQTDKTSCTVLPEKDAFRLWCLFNFLSEDKYPLVMVPDEVEYLLKKICMGMSIEFNCVELEDFFSQDSVQQSGITVWVFLEMMNSGKLTKGIDKSITSMAIEEVYREIVGDVLKEGYLWKKGQLRRNWKERWFTLRPSKLSYYTGEDRKDCQGNIDLDGNCCVEVLPDRDGKRCMFCLKTLSKTYEMSASDTKQRQEWTTAIQTAIRLHVEGKTSLHKDLKLKRRETREQRDKRQQSKEEELQRLRALQEERERKLVELDLLKEAQKQAQALMAQDEQRRRQQHEQLQRALEVQLQEAEEARVSMQAEMVLKEEEAERQKKRIVELEEMQKRLEEALQLEIKARLDEEAFRYAQAGLLAEEEEKMKALMCLQEEQEEYILKTQREKQELKQEMESKSRSLDEAQRQLEEVRANRHRVDQDVVAAQRKLRQASTNVKHWNVQMNRLMRPIGPGEKRPSGNSFSSFQIPTQRDPGLRLRRRSGSEDQDEESKENVDNSAGCDLEKRHSHTSNGDMDIP